In one Bacteroides intestinalis DSM 17393 genomic region, the following are encoded:
- the polA gene encoding DNA polymerase I, which produces MNSDDKLFLLDAYALIYRAYYAFIKSPRINSKGFNTSAILGFVNTLEEVLKKENPSHIGVAFDPAGPTFRHEAYEQYKAQREETPEAIRLSVPIIKDIIRAYRIPILEVPGYEADDVIGTLATEAGRQGITTYMMTPDKDYGQLVSENVFMYRPKHTGGFEIMGIEQVKAKFDIQSTQQVIDMLGLMGDASDNIPGCPGVGEKTAQKLISEFGSIENLLEHTDQLKGALKTKVENNREMITFSKFLATIKIDVPIKLDMKALVREEPNEEELRKIFEEMEFRTLIDRVLKKSNAPSPSSAAPDLFSPGPLFAPNNGPVQGNLFEEFAGDRLDDEKKSNLARLETSNFDYQLLDTEEKRSEIIKKLLTTKILSIDTETTSAEPMEAELVGMSFSDTENQAYYVPVPPEREEALKIVNEFRPLYENENSMKVGQNIKYDILVLQNYGVEVKGELFDTMLAHYVLQPELRHNMDYLAEIYLHYQTIHIDELIGPKGKNQKNMRDLPPEEVYKYACEDADITLKLKNVLEEELKKQGVEHLFYEIEMPLVRVLANMESNGVRIDTETLKQTSEHFTVRLQEIEKEIYELAGETFNIASPKQVGEILFDKLKIIDKAKKTKTGQYVTSEEVLESLRNKHEVIGKILEYRGLKKLLGTYVDALPLLINPRTGRIHTSFNQAVTATGRLSSSNPNLQNIPIRDEDGKEIRKAFIPDDDCEFFSADYSQIELRIMAHLSEDKNMIDAFLSGYDIHAATAAKIYKIDIKDVTPDMRRKAKTANFGIIYGISIFGLAERMNVDRKEAKELIDGYFETYPQVREYMDKSIQVAREQGYVETIFHRKRFLPDINSRNATVRGYAERNAINAPIQGSAADIIKVAMARIYERFQSYKLKAKMILQVHDELNFSVPEAEKEFVQQIVIEEMERAYRMHVPLRADCGWGKNWLKAH; this is translated from the coding sequence ATGAATTCTGACGATAAATTGTTTCTTCTCGATGCTTATGCATTGATATATCGCGCCTATTACGCGTTCATCAAGAGTCCACGGATCAACTCCAAAGGTTTCAACACTTCTGCCATTCTAGGGTTCGTAAATACCCTTGAAGAAGTACTCAAAAAAGAAAATCCATCCCATATTGGTGTGGCTTTCGACCCGGCAGGTCCTACTTTCCGGCACGAGGCCTACGAACAGTATAAAGCACAGCGGGAAGAAACCCCGGAAGCAATCCGTCTCTCCGTACCTATTATAAAAGATATTATTCGTGCCTACCGCATCCCTATCCTGGAAGTACCGGGCTATGAAGCGGATGATGTCATCGGTACGCTTGCTACTGAGGCAGGTCGCCAAGGCATCACAACTTATATGATGACACCGGATAAAGACTATGGACAGCTGGTATCTGAAAATGTATTCATGTACCGCCCCAAACATACAGGTGGTTTCGAGATCATGGGTATAGAACAGGTAAAAGCTAAGTTTGATATCCAATCGACCCAGCAGGTCATTGACATGTTGGGGTTAATGGGTGACGCATCCGATAACATACCCGGCTGTCCCGGCGTAGGAGAGAAAACCGCACAAAAGCTAATCAGCGAATTCGGCAGCATCGAAAACCTTCTGGAACACACCGACCAACTGAAAGGTGCCTTGAAGACTAAAGTCGAAAACAATCGCGAAATGATTACCTTCTCCAAATTTCTTGCAACTATCAAAATTGATGTTCCCATCAAACTTGATATGAAAGCACTCGTTCGTGAAGAACCCAACGAAGAAGAACTTCGGAAAATTTTCGAAGAGATGGAATTTCGTACACTCATTGATCGCGTACTCAAAAAAAGTAATGCCCCCTCTCCTTCTTCCGCTGCTCCCGATCTTTTTTCACCAGGTCCGCTTTTTGCCCCAAATAATGGCCCGGTTCAAGGCAATTTGTTTGAAGAATTTGCGGGCGACCGACTGGACGATGAAAAAAAATCGAATCTCGCGCGTTTAGAAACCAGCAATTTCGACTACCAACTCCTTGATACAGAAGAGAAAAGATCTGAAATTATTAAAAAGTTACTTACAACGAAAATTCTCTCAATAGATACCGAAACCACCTCTGCTGAGCCAATGGAGGCAGAATTAGTAGGAATGAGTTTCAGCGACACCGAAAATCAGGCCTATTATGTTCCGGTTCCACCCGAACGGGAAGAAGCGTTAAAAATAGTAAATGAATTCCGACCACTCTACGAAAATGAGAATTCAATGAAAGTCGGACAAAATATCAAGTACGATATTCTGGTTCTTCAAAATTACGGAGTGGAAGTGAAAGGTGAACTTTTCGACACCATGCTTGCACATTATGTATTGCAACCCGAACTTCGCCATAATATGGATTATCTGGCAGAAATTTATCTGCACTATCAAACTATCCATATCGACGAACTTATCGGACCGAAGGGAAAGAATCAAAAGAACATGCGCGACCTCCCACCGGAGGAAGTTTACAAATATGCTTGCGAAGATGCGGACATTACCCTGAAACTTAAAAACGTTCTTGAGGAAGAATTAAAGAAACAAGGCGTGGAACACCTCTTCTATGAAATAGAGATGCCACTTGTACGTGTGCTTGCCAACATGGAAAGCAACGGAGTGCGTATTGATACCGAAACACTGAAGCAAACGTCCGAACACTTCACTGTCCGCCTGCAGGAGATCGAAAAAGAAATTTATGAGCTGGCAGGTGAAACATTCAACATCGCTTCACCTAAACAAGTAGGTGAGATCCTGTTTGACAAGCTGAAGATTATAGATAAAGCAAAAAAGACAAAGACTGGTCAATATGTTACTTCGGAAGAAGTGCTGGAGAGCCTGCGCAATAAACATGAGGTCATTGGAAAGATACTCGAATACCGTGGATTGAAGAAATTACTGGGAACCTATGTGGATGCTCTTCCTCTATTGATCAATCCACGTACCGGACGCATCCATACTTCCTTTAACCAGGCAGTCACAGCTACCGGACGCCTCAGTTCCAGCAATCCGAACCTGCAGAACATCCCCATCCGTGACGAAGATGGAAAGGAAATCCGCAAGGCTTTTATTCCGGATGATGATTGCGAGTTCTTCTCTGCCGACTATTCGCAAATAGAATTGCGTATTATGGCGCATCTAAGCGAAGATAAGAATATGATCGACGCATTCCTTAGCGGCTATGACATTCATGCCGCCACTGCCGCTAAAATATATAAAATAGATATCAAAGACGTCACCCCCGATATGCGCCGTAAGGCAAAGACCGCCAATTTCGGTATCATCTATGGCATCTCTATCTTTGGCCTGGCAGAACGTATGAACGTGGACCGCAAAGAGGCTAAGGAACTGATTGACGGATACTTTGAAACTTATCCGCAGGTACGCGAATATATGGATAAAAGTATCCAAGTAGCGCGTGAGCAAGGGTATGTGGAAACCATTTTCCATCGCAAACGTTTCTTACCTGATATCAACTCGCGAAATGCAACCGTACGCGGATATGCAGAGCGCAATGCTATCAACGCACCTATTCAAGGAAGCGCTGCCGATATCATCAAAGTTGCCATGGCACGCATCTATGAACGCTTCCAAAGTTACAAATTGAAAGCTAAGATGATTTTACAGGTCCATGACGAACTAAATTTCAGCGTTCCAGAGGCTGAAAAAGAGTTTGTGCAACAAATTGTAATCGAAGAGATGGAACGCGCATATCGCATGCACGTACCCCTGAGAGCCGATTGTGGATGGGGAAAGAACTGGTTAAAGGCCCACTAA
- the deoC gene encoding deoxyribose-phosphate aldolase, with translation MEKNEPTQNKYDAALAKYNTQLDDAEIAAKVAKLIAEKVPGNHTEEVKKFLFHCIDLTTLNTTDSDESVMKFTQKVNQFDNEFPDLKNVAAICVYPNFAEIVKDTLEVEDVKIACVSAGFPSSQTFTEVKVAETAMALMEGADEIDIVISVGKFLSGDYESMCEEIQELKDVCKEHHMKVILETGALKSASNIMKASILSMYSGADFIKTSTGKQQPAATPEAAYVMCQAIKEYYDKTGNKVGFKPAGGINTVNDAVIYYTIVKEILGEEWLDNQWFRLGTSRLANLLLSEIKGEEMKFF, from the coding sequence ATGGAGAAGAATGAACCTACGCAGAACAAGTATGATGCCGCTTTGGCAAAGTATAACACACAACTGGATGATGCAGAAATAGCTGCAAAAGTAGCGAAGCTCATCGCAGAAAAAGTACCTGGAAACCATACGGAAGAAGTTAAGAAATTCTTGTTTCACTGCATTGATCTCACCACGCTGAACACCACGGACAGCGATGAAAGCGTAATGAAATTTACACAAAAAGTGAATCAATTCGACAATGAATTCCCCGATTTAAAGAACGTAGCTGCCATTTGCGTTTATCCAAATTTTGCAGAAATCGTAAAGGATACCCTGGAAGTGGAAGACGTAAAAATAGCTTGTGTTTCGGCTGGCTTCCCCTCTTCGCAGACTTTTACGGAAGTAAAGGTAGCAGAAACTGCTATGGCATTGATGGAAGGTGCAGATGAAATAGACATTGTTATCTCTGTAGGTAAATTCCTGAGTGGAGACTATGAGAGCATGTGTGAAGAAATTCAGGAACTGAAAGATGTCTGCAAAGAACATCACATGAAGGTTATTCTGGAAACAGGAGCACTGAAAAGCGCTTCCAACATTATGAAAGCCTCTATCCTATCCATGTATTCAGGAGCAGATTTCATCAAAACCTCTACCGGGAAACAGCAACCTGCCGCAACCCCGGAGGCCGCTTACGTAATGTGCCAGGCCATTAAAGAATATTACGACAAGACTGGTAACAAAGTCGGCTTCAAGCCTGCCGGAGGAATCAACACCGTAAATGACGCAGTTATTTACTATACGATTGTCAAAGAGATACTTGGAGAAGAATGGCTTGACAATCAATGGTTCCGTTTAGGTACCAGTCGTCTGGCTAATCTTTTACTTTCTGAAATTAAAGGCGAGGAAATGAAATTCTTCTAG
- a CDS encoding nucleotide pyrophosphohydrolase: MTLEEAQHQVDCWIKKYGVRYFSELTNMAVLTEEVGELARVMSRKYGDQSFKEGEKDNIDDEIADVLWVLLCIANQTGVNVTEAFARNLEKKTQRDSVRHINNPKLQDHGEE; this comes from the coding sequence ATGACATTAGAAGAGGCTCAGCATCAAGTAGATTGCTGGATTAAGAAGTATGGAGTACGCTACTTCAGCGAACTCACCAATATGGCTGTTCTTACCGAAGAAGTCGGAGAACTGGCCCGAGTGATGTCCCGTAAATACGGTGACCAATCCTTTAAAGAAGGAGAAAAAGATAACATTGACGACGAGATAGCAGATGTCCTGTGGGTACTCCTCTGCATTGCCAATCAAACAGGCGTAAACGTCACTGAAGCGTTTGCCCGGAATCTGGAGAAGAAAACCCAACGGGATAGCGTCCGACATATAAATAACCCTAAATTGCAAGACCATGGAGAAGAATGA
- a CDS encoding polyprenyl synthetase family protein, with product MDTSSLIKTPIAAELDDFKKLFDSSLTSSNFLLNEVISHIRQKNGKMMRPMLLLLMAKLYGRICPETLHAAVSLELLHTASLVHDDVVDESTERRGQLSVNAIYNNKVAVLVGDYLLATSLVQVGKTHNYAIIEVVSRLGQNLSEGELLQLSNVSSLQFSEEVYFDVIRKKTAVLFAACTKSGALSVGVTDEQAEFARQFGEYIGLCFQIKDDIFDYYDSKKIGKPTGNDMLEGKLTLPVLYALNSTKDKAAEEIAVKVKSGSATTDEIDYLIEFAKQQGGIEYAVQTMLAFKEKALSLLLTLPDTDVKTALVAYLNYVVDRDK from the coding sequence ATGGACACCTCATCACTCATAAAAACTCCGATAGCGGCAGAACTGGATGACTTTAAGAAACTGTTCGACAGCTCACTTACCAGTTCCAACTTTTTGTTGAATGAAGTTATATCTCATATTCGACAAAAGAATGGGAAAATGATGCGTCCGATGTTGCTGTTACTTATGGCAAAACTGTATGGCAGGATCTGTCCCGAAACACTTCATGCAGCGGTATCCCTTGAATTATTGCATACAGCCAGTTTGGTCCATGACGATGTGGTGGATGAGAGCACTGAACGTCGTGGTCAGTTATCGGTAAATGCAATCTATAATAATAAGGTAGCAGTATTGGTGGGCGATTATTTGCTGGCAACTTCACTTGTGCAAGTAGGCAAAACGCATAATTATGCTATTATTGAGGTGGTTTCCCGTCTGGGACAGAATTTGTCAGAAGGGGAGCTTCTCCAACTTTCCAATGTGAGCAGTCTTCAGTTTTCAGAAGAAGTTTATTTTGATGTAATCCGTAAGAAAACGGCTGTGCTCTTTGCTGCTTGTACCAAATCCGGGGCTCTTTCGGTAGGGGTGACCGATGAACAGGCTGAATTTGCACGTCAGTTCGGTGAATATATCGGTCTTTGTTTTCAGATTAAAGACGATATTTTTGATTACTATGACAGCAAGAAGATAGGTAAGCCGACAGGAAATGATATGTTAGAGGGAAAATTGACCCTTCCTGTTCTTTATGCTCTGAATTCAACCAAAGATAAAGCTGCCGAAGAAATTGCCGTAAAGGTGAAGAGTGGTTCGGCTACTACCGATGAAATCGACTATTTAATTGAGTTTGCCAAGCAGCAGGGCGGCATTGAGTATGCTGTGCAGACTATGCTTGCTTTTAAAGAAAAGGCCCTGTCTTTGTTGCTAACTTTGCCGGATACGGACGTTAAAACTGCACTTGTGGCTTACCTCAATTATGTGGTGGATAGGGATAAGTGA